The following are encoded together in the Paludisphaera mucosa genome:
- a CDS encoding PAS domain S-box protein, translated as MDEDGVMRFQTPMRLRTLGLNTRILLLVGTPVVATALITTFVVYSSTRRFVEDAIGDQMVMQARIVAHLVAIAERKGPDGMTPEEVDRHLKELARFAKEQKKYDYEFWITDSAGRVVMGTEGVEFTFKPDQPQAGAFLRLLDGGRDHSDIVVQESRKREIDNFVYKYVGVGGVDRPRIVEVGYKTDSLLAELAYKNFLLAGGVAGLLLATGCLGYFTLRNTVTVPLGQLIRAARAVEDEEYEMGTLRGVRERADELGSLASVFEDMVARLSTRYDELVNFMRAVVIKIDGDRVVTFANNYASELLGYSNAELVGRRLDLIVPPEWHEEVRRRVDSLRGQDVQVNEVNENVTKSGERLWVAWSNRVIRAGEGREKELLCVGNNITEEVSHKKRLEDLIGELERARDEAQKSEQQFRTLIEAIPDALVISDREGRIRLVNAQTERLFGYRREEIIGRSVERLVPERFRPGHPALRQGYYREPAVRSIGVGRTLTAVGKDGCEFPVEISLSPLPDPDGESMLVCSSVRDVRELSRLEQEVILSEERSRLILESSSEGIFGVDRAGAVTFVNPAATRLLGYSSEELIGRPSHSLIHHSRADGSTYPVGECPMHAAHTRGEASRVADELLWRKDGHGLPVEYGATPILKDGAIAGAVISFTDITERKEAEERINAYFNSSSDGLLILSPGRGFVHANQAAATLYGFDKIDDLLKCGPVELSPERQPDGRISGEAAVDHVSAAMRMRTPLRFDWTHKRRDGSELPCEITLCRITLAGGHVLLTSVRDITERKNNEAELVAAREAAEEATRAKSDFLANMSHEIRTPMNAVIGMTHLALQTELTAKQRDYLRKIDGSAKALLRIINDILDFSKIEAGRLDIESVEFDLEEVLDNVASLVTVKAEEKGLEVLFRTDPGVPLHLVGDPLRLGQVLLNLAGNAVKFTREGEIVIATAAMEVIEDRAVLEFAVSDTGIGMTTEQAARLFRPFSQADTSTTRKFGGTGLGLSISKRLVEMMGGEIRVESEPGQGSVFRFTASFARTGKPRARLASLVGDLRGLRVLVVDDSETSRQILSESLTAMTFDVGLATSGEAALVELDRAADEGRPFDLVLMDYKMPGMDGIEAGRRIKRGAGPRKVPTVVMVTAYGREEVMKQAEGAGFEGFLIKPVNQSVLLNTVMEVFGRGGHREFQPLAPQATHPDALASIRGARLLVAEDNEINQQVAQEILESAGFAVEIAGNGLEAVEKVRSGAFDAVLMDIQMPEMDGLQAAEELRRDGRFGDLPIIAMTAHAMAGDREQSLRAGMNDHVTKPIDPDALFAVLLRWVRPGVREGVTRPPARKPDATKRREAPRGAGEALPGIDRAAGLRRVAGNEALYGKLLLDFHRDYATSVDRIRAALGDDRIADAERHVHTLKGVAGNIGATDLHHAAQELDSALRLGDLEKARGLLPDVERGLSVVIDGLEPLARQAEARKAEAETSEVGAGGPVDGPALEASLRALSDLLRKSDPEAEGALDEVRGALKGSRAKEVERIAQALDMFDFKGAAKALAALAHVEGIRLGR; from the coding sequence ATGGACGAGGACGGCGTCATGCGGTTCCAGACACCTATGCGGCTCCGGACGCTCGGGTTGAACACGCGCATCCTGCTCCTCGTCGGGACCCCGGTCGTGGCCACCGCGCTGATCACGACCTTCGTGGTCTACTCGTCCACGCGACGGTTCGTCGAGGACGCGATCGGGGACCAGATGGTCATGCAGGCCCGGATCGTCGCACATCTCGTGGCGATCGCGGAGCGGAAGGGGCCGGACGGGATGACCCCGGAGGAGGTCGACCGCCACCTGAAGGAACTCGCCCGGTTCGCCAAGGAGCAGAAGAAGTACGACTACGAGTTCTGGATCACCGACAGCGCCGGCAGGGTGGTGATGGGCACGGAAGGGGTGGAGTTCACCTTCAAGCCCGACCAACCGCAGGCCGGCGCCTTCCTCCGCCTGCTCGACGGCGGCCGTGACCACTCGGACATCGTGGTCCAGGAGAGCCGCAAGCGAGAGATCGACAATTTCGTGTACAAGTACGTCGGCGTCGGCGGCGTGGACCGACCGCGCATCGTCGAAGTCGGATACAAGACCGACTCCCTGCTGGCCGAACTCGCCTACAAGAACTTCTTGCTGGCCGGAGGCGTCGCGGGCCTCCTCCTGGCCACCGGGTGCCTCGGGTACTTCACCCTCCGGAACACGGTCACGGTGCCGCTCGGTCAGCTGATCCGGGCCGCCAGGGCCGTCGAGGACGAAGAATACGAGATGGGGACCTTGAGGGGCGTCCGCGAGCGCGCGGACGAACTGGGGAGCCTGGCCTCGGTCTTCGAGGACATGGTGGCGAGGCTCTCCACCCGCTACGACGAGCTGGTCAACTTCATGCGCGCCGTGGTCATCAAGATCGACGGCGACCGCGTGGTGACGTTCGCGAACAACTACGCCTCCGAGCTTCTGGGGTATTCCAACGCCGAGCTCGTCGGTCGACGCCTGGACCTGATCGTCCCGCCGGAGTGGCACGAGGAGGTGCGACGACGCGTCGACTCGCTCCGGGGGCAGGACGTGCAGGTCAACGAGGTCAACGAGAACGTGACGAAGTCGGGGGAACGCCTCTGGGTCGCGTGGTCGAACCGGGTGATCAGGGCGGGCGAAGGGCGCGAGAAGGAGCTGCTCTGCGTGGGCAACAACATCACCGAGGAGGTGAGCCACAAGAAGCGGCTGGAGGACCTGATCGGCGAGCTGGAGCGGGCGAGGGATGAGGCGCAGAAGAGCGAGCAGCAGTTCCGAACGCTGATCGAGGCGATCCCCGACGCCCTGGTCATCAGCGACCGGGAGGGGCGCATCCGTCTGGTCAACGCGCAGACGGAGCGCCTGTTCGGATACCGCCGCGAGGAGATCATCGGCCGGTCGGTCGAACGGCTCGTTCCCGAGAGGTTCCGGCCGGGGCACCCCGCGCTGCGACAGGGGTACTACCGGGAGCCCGCGGTCCGCTCCATCGGCGTCGGGCGCACGCTCACGGCGGTCGGAAAGGACGGCTGCGAGTTCCCCGTGGAGATCAGCCTCAGCCCGCTGCCCGACCCGGACGGGGAGAGCATGCTCGTCTGCAGCTCGGTGCGCGACGTCCGCGAGCTGAGCAGGCTGGAGCAGGAGGTGATCCTCAGCGAGGAGCGCAGCCGCCTGATCCTCGAATCTTCGTCGGAGGGCATCTTCGGCGTGGATCGGGCCGGGGCCGTCACGTTCGTCAACCCCGCCGCGACCCGGTTGCTGGGGTACTCGTCCGAGGAGCTGATCGGCCGGCCGTCTCACTCCCTGATCCACCACAGCCGGGCCGACGGCTCGACCTACCCCGTGGGCGAGTGCCCGATGCACGCCGCCCACACTCGGGGCGAGGCGAGCCGCGTCGCCGACGAACTTCTCTGGCGCAAGGACGGCCACGGCCTCCCCGTCGAGTACGGCGCCACTCCGATCCTCAAAGACGGGGCCATCGCCGGAGCGGTGATCAGCTTCACCGACATCACCGAGCGCAAGGAAGCCGAGGAACGAATCAACGCCTACTTCAACAGTTCGAGCGACGGCTTGCTCATCCTGTCGCCGGGTCGTGGGTTCGTCCACGCGAATCAAGCCGCCGCGACCTTGTACGGATTCGACAAGATCGACGACCTGCTCAAGTGCGGGCCGGTGGAGCTTTCCCCGGAACGCCAGCCCGACGGCCGAATCTCGGGCGAAGCGGCCGTCGACCACGTCTCCGCCGCGATGCGGATGAGAACGCCGCTGCGTTTCGATTGGACCCATAAGCGTCGAGACGGATCGGAGCTGCCCTGCGAAATCACGCTGTGCCGCATCACACTGGCCGGCGGCCACGTCCTGCTGACCAGCGTCCGCGACATCACCGAGCGCAAGAACAACGAGGCGGAACTCGTGGCCGCCAGGGAGGCCGCCGAGGAGGCCACCCGGGCGAAGTCCGACTTCCTCGCCAACATGAGCCACGAGATCCGCACGCCGATGAATGCGGTCATCGGCATGACCCACTTGGCCCTCCAGACCGAACTGACGGCCAAGCAGCGCGACTACCTCCGCAAGATCGACGGCTCGGCCAAGGCCCTGCTGCGGATCATCAACGACATCCTCGACTTCTCCAAGATCGAGGCGGGCCGCCTCGACATCGAGTCGGTCGAGTTCGACCTCGAAGAGGTCCTGGACAACGTCGCCAGCCTGGTCACGGTCAAGGCCGAGGAGAAGGGGCTGGAGGTGCTCTTCCGCACCGACCCGGGCGTGCCGCTCCACCTGGTCGGCGACCCGCTCCGGCTCGGTCAGGTGCTCCTCAACCTGGCGGGCAACGCGGTCAAGTTCACCCGGGAAGGCGAGATCGTCATCGCCACGGCCGCCATGGAGGTTATCGAGGACCGGGCCGTCCTGGAGTTCGCCGTCAGCGACACCGGGATCGGAATGACCACCGAGCAGGCTGCCAGGCTCTTTCGGCCGTTCTCGCAGGCCGACACGTCGACGACCCGGAAGTTCGGGGGGACCGGCCTGGGCCTGTCGATCAGCAAGCGGCTCGTCGAGATGATGGGGGGCGAGATACGGGTCGAGAGCGAGCCCGGCCAGGGGAGCGTCTTCCGCTTCACGGCCTCGTTCGCCCGCACCGGCAAGCCGAGGGCCCGCCTCGCCAGCCTGGTCGGCGACCTCCGGGGCCTGCGCGTCCTGGTGGTGGACGACAGCGAGACGTCGCGCCAGATCCTGTCCGAGAGCCTGACGGCGATGACGTTCGACGTCGGGCTCGCCACCAGCGGGGAGGCGGCCCTCGTGGAGCTGGACCGGGCGGCCGACGAGGGCCGCCCCTTCGACCTGGTCCTGATGGACTACAAGATGCCCGGAATGGACGGGATCGAGGCGGGCCGGCGCATCAAGCGGGGGGCCGGGCCGCGCAAGGTCCCGACGGTCGTCATGGTGACGGCCTACGGCCGCGAGGAGGTCATGAAGCAGGCCGAGGGTGCCGGGTTCGAGGGCTTCCTCATCAAGCCGGTGAACCAGTCGGTGCTGCTGAACACCGTCATGGAGGTCTTCGGCCGCGGCGGCCACCGCGAGTTCCAGCCGCTGGCTCCCCAGGCGACCCACCCGGACGCACTCGCGTCCATCCGGGGCGCCCGGCTACTCGTGGCCGAGGACAACGAGATCAACCAGCAGGTGGCACAGGAGATCCTGGAGTCGGCCGGGTTCGCCGTGGAGATCGCCGGCAACGGCCTGGAGGCCGTCGAGAAGGTGCGATCGGGCGCGTTCGACGCGGTCCTGATGGACATCCAGATGCCGGAGATGGACGGCCTCCAGGCCGCCGAGGAACTGCGTCGCGACGGCCGGTTCGGCGACCTGCCGATCATCGCCATGACCGCGCACGCGATGGCGGGCGACCGGGAGCAGAGCCTCCGGGCCGGCATGAACGACCACGTCACCAAGCCGATCGACCCCGACGCGCTGTTCGCCGTCCTGCTCCGGTGGGTCCGACCGGGCGTGCGGGAGGGCGTCACTAGGCCGCCGGCCCGGAAGCCCGATGCGACGAAGCGTCGCGAGGCCCCCCGGGGTGCGGGCGAAGCCCTGCCGGGGATCGACCGGGCCGCCGGGCTGAGGCGGGTCGCCGGCAACGAAGCCCTCTACGGCAAGCTCCTGCTCGACTTCCACCGCGATTACGCGACCAGCGTCGACCGCATCCGGGCCGCGCTCGGGGACGATCGGATCGCGGACGCCGAGCGGCATGTCCACACCCTCAAGGGCGTGGCCGGGAACATCGGCGCGACGGACCTGCACCATGCGGCCCAGGAGCTCGACTCCGCGTTACGACTCGGCGACCTGGAGAAGGCCCGGGGGCTCCTGCCGGACGTCGAGCGCGGGCTGTCCGTGGTCATCGACGGCCTGGAGCCCCTCGCGCGACAGGCGGAGGCCAGGAAGGCGGAGGCCGAAACCTCGGAGGTCGGCGCCGGGGGTCCCGTGGACGGGCCCGCGCTGGAGGCGTCGCTCCGCGCGCTCTCCGACCTGCTCCGCAAGAGCGACCCGGAGGCCGAGGGCGCCCTGGACGAGGTCCGCGGCGCCCTCAAGGGGTCGCGTGCGAAGGAGGTCGAGCGCATCGCCCAGGCCCTCGACATGTTCGACTTCAAGGGGGCTGCGAAGGCCCTCGCCGCCCTCGCCCACGTGGAAGGCATCCGGCTCGGTCGGTGA
- a CDS encoding PP2C family protein-serine/threonine phosphatase translates to MAKPRILVVDDTPANIKILADLLRKDYLLSVATGGADALEIAGSEHRPDLVLLDIMMPEMDGYEVCRRLKADPKTQEVPVVFVTAMSEVDDETKGFSLGAVDYITKPIRPPIVKARVAAHLELASARKTLAAQNKVLRESLAVAADVQRTLVPKAPTGLHGLDVAGRMTPCDAVGGDYLDFLTGDDFAGRGFGVAVGDVMGHGPAAALLMTAARACLRMRASRPGGLAEVVTDVNRHLAVDLGDVERFMTFYLLEVRGDAVSWVSAGHEPALLVDSASGTITDLEGDGPVLGIDADITFRGHHAPFREPGLVLALCTDGVTEAWNEQGEQFGRDRLKQSLLRHASQDAAAILEAVMRDVIDFRGPWPQKDDLTLVVLKRTS, encoded by the coding sequence ATGGCCAAGCCACGCATCCTGGTCGTCGACGACACGCCGGCCAACATCAAGATCCTCGCCGACCTGCTCCGCAAGGACTACCTCCTGAGCGTCGCCACCGGCGGCGCCGACGCCCTGGAGATCGCCGGATCCGAGCACCGGCCCGACCTCGTGCTGCTCGACATCATGATGCCCGAGATGGACGGCTACGAGGTGTGCCGCCGGCTCAAGGCCGACCCGAAGACGCAGGAGGTGCCGGTCGTCTTCGTCACGGCGATGAGCGAGGTGGACGACGAGACGAAGGGGTTCTCGCTCGGGGCCGTCGACTACATCACCAAGCCGATCCGGCCGCCCATCGTGAAGGCGCGGGTGGCCGCGCATCTGGAACTCGCCTCGGCCCGCAAGACGCTCGCCGCGCAGAACAAGGTGCTGCGCGAATCGCTGGCCGTGGCCGCCGACGTCCAGCGGACCCTCGTACCGAAGGCCCCGACCGGACTCCACGGCCTGGACGTGGCGGGCCGGATGACCCCGTGCGACGCCGTGGGGGGCGACTACCTCGACTTCCTGACCGGCGACGACTTCGCGGGGCGCGGCTTCGGAGTCGCCGTGGGAGACGTGATGGGGCACGGGCCCGCCGCCGCCTTGCTGATGACGGCGGCCCGCGCCTGCCTGCGGATGCGGGCCTCGCGCCCCGGGGGCCTCGCCGAGGTGGTGACGGATGTGAACCGTCACTTGGCGGTCGACTTGGGCGACGTCGAGCGGTTCATGACGTTCTACCTGCTCGAAGTCCGTGGAGACGCCGTCTCCTGGGTGAGCGCCGGCCACGAGCCCGCCCTGCTGGTGGACTCGGCGTCGGGGACGATCACCGACCTGGAGGGAGACGGCCCGGTCCTCGGGATCGACGCCGACATCACCTTCCGCGGGCACCACGCCCCGTTCCGCGAGCCGGGCCTCGTCCTGGCCCTGTGCACGGACGGGGTCACCGAGGCCTGGAACGAGCAGGGCGAGCAGTTCGGGCGCGATCGCCTGAAACAGAGCCTCCTGCGGCACGCCTCTCAGGACGCCGCCGCGATCCTTGAAGCCGTGATGCGCGACGTCATCGACTTCCGCGGCCCCTGGCCGCAGAAAGATGACCTGACCTTGGTCGTGCTCAAGAGGACCTCGTAA
- a CDS encoding ATP-binding protein encodes MLSPGLPAPALRARLLEREGRADRLLLKVARCPTLKTFEGFDFAAVPRLMVLEPLRCDYLDRRENFLLVGGPGAGKTHLATVLGVEACGRGGRVRFHRATELANQLLESREERHLGG; translated from the coding sequence TTGCTATCACCCGGGCTTCCTGCTCCAGCTCTACGAGCGAGACTGCTCGAGCGGGAGGGGCGAGCGGACCGGCTCCTATTGAAGGTGGCCCGATGCCCGACGCTCAAGACGTTCGAGGGATTCGACTTCGCGGCGGTGCCGAGGCTGATGGTTCTGGAGCCGCTGCGGTGCGACTACCTCGATCGCCGCGAGAACTTCCTGCTGGTCGGCGGGCCGGGCGCCGGCAAGACCCATCTGGCGACAGTGCTCGGCGTGGAGGCCTGCGGCCGGGGCGGGCGGGTGCGGTTCCACCGGGCGACCGAGCTGGCGAATCAGCTGCTGGAGTCGAGAGAGGAGCGACATCTGGGCGGTTGA
- a CDS encoding ATP-binding protein, which produces MRSQLTKLDLLILDDLGYVPASKAGADLLFDVIGTAYGRTSVIVTTSLSFEQWPEVLLSERLTEAALDRLRNRRQILETGAGSYRLRDAEGPSPFAGRRAGFAQGGDTAVHRRQAIGQVA; this is translated from the coding sequence TTGAGGTCTCAGCTGACGAAGCTGGACCTGCTGATCCTCGACGACTTGGGATATGTGCCGGCGAGCAAGGCCGGCGCCGACCTGCTCTTCGACGTGATCGGTACGGCATATGGGCGGACGAGCGTGATCGTGACGACGAGCCTGTCGTTCGAGCAGTGGCCGGAGGTGCTCCTAAGCGAGCGGCTGACCGAGGCGGCGCTGGACCGGCTGAGGAATCGCCGCCAGATCTTGGAGACGGGCGCTGGGAGCTATCGTCTGAGGGACGCCGAGGGACCGTCGCCGTTCGCCGGCCGGCGAGCCGGCTTCGCCCAAGGAGGTGACACTGCGGTCCATCGGCGGCAAGCCATCGGGCAAGTTGCCTGA
- a CDS encoding IS5 family transposase — protein MSAPPGRREKGGGEAQALGRSRCGFTTKVIAVACDEDGAVALDVDEGQRNDAPLARAVLIEARDAVGVVREVLGDKGFDSDAVRDVVLDDLDALPVIPNRSNRKEPWPWDDEMREIYKQRNRVERAFAKAMQFRRFATRYEKLKDVYLGVVRLVFGFIHVRKLAQSVNTP, from the coding sequence ATCAGCGCGCCGCCGGGACGGCGCGAAAAAGGGGGCGGCGAGGCGCAGGCCCTCGGCCGTTCGCGCTGCGGCTTCACGACGAAGGTGATCGCGGTCGCCTGCGACGAGGACGGCGCAGTGGCGCTCGACGTCGACGAGGGCCAGAGGAACGACGCCCCTCTGGCGAGGGCTGTCCTGATCGAGGCCCGCGACGCGGTCGGCGTGGTCCGCGAGGTCCTGGGCGACAAGGGGTTCGACTCCGACGCGGTGCGGGACGTGGTGCTGGACGACCTCGACGCCCTGCCGGTGATCCCGAACCGGAGCAACCGCAAGGAGCCCTGGCCCTGGGACGACGAGATGCGCGAAATCTACAAGCAGAGGAATCGCGTCGAACGCGCGTTCGCGAAAGCGATGCAATTCCGACGATTCGCCACGAGGTACGAGAAGCTGAAGGACGTCTATCTCGGCGTCGTTCGCCTCGTCTTCGGATTCATCCACGTCCGGAAGCTCGCTCAATCCGTCAACACGCCGTAG
- a CDS encoding IS701 family transposase — MASTGSVVTAEDVHVWGEQLDQVARRIGARFARSETRDRVRACLEGLLAPVRRKNSWRIAEQIGEAAPYGVQHLLGRADWDPDAVRDDLRAHVVDALGEPDAVLILDETGFLKKGARSAGVARQYTGTAGRIENAQVGVFLAYASRHGAAFLDRALYLPKEWTDDPERCEAAGVPEATEFAAKIRLAKRMLERALAAGTPAAWVVGDEVYGAWELRRWLEERKRPYVLGVRADQYLPAGRPTTATALAGALTGRSRRTVEVAAGSKGPRRYAWARAEVDHDLGPEWRRWLLVRKGLDERGELAYYIAAAPARTPLAALARAAGARWAIEGAFEAAKQEVGLAGYEVRSWTGWHRHVTLALLAHAVLAAVRRLADGPPKERRTGPRS; from the coding sequence ATGGCCAGCACCGGCTCCGTCGTCACCGCCGAGGATGTGCACGTCTGGGGCGAGCAGCTCGACCAGGTCGCCCGCCGGATCGGGGCCCGCTTCGCCCGCAGCGAGACCCGCGACCGCGTCCGGGCCTGCCTCGAGGGGCTGCTGGCCCCGGTGCGGCGCAAGAACTCCTGGCGGATCGCCGAGCAGATCGGCGAGGCCGCCCCCTACGGCGTGCAACACCTGCTGGGCCGAGCCGATTGGGACCCCGACGCCGTCCGCGACGACCTGCGGGCCCATGTGGTCGACGCCCTCGGCGAGCCGGACGCCGTGCTGATCCTGGACGAGACGGGGTTCCTCAAGAAGGGCGCCCGCTCCGCGGGCGTCGCCCGTCAATATACGGGTACCGCGGGCCGGATCGAGAACGCCCAGGTCGGCGTCTTCCTCGCCTATGCCTCGCGGCACGGCGCCGCGTTCCTCGACCGGGCCCTGTACCTGCCCAAGGAGTGGACCGACGACCCCGAGCGGTGCGAGGCGGCCGGCGTCCCCGAGGCGACGGAGTTCGCCGCGAAGATCCGCCTGGCCAAGCGGATGCTCGAGCGGGCGCTCGCCGCCGGGACGCCGGCGGCCTGGGTCGTCGGCGACGAGGTCTACGGCGCCTGGGAGCTGCGGCGGTGGCTCGAGGAGCGGAAGCGGCCGTACGTCCTGGGCGTGCGGGCCGACCAGTACCTGCCGGCCGGCCGCCCGACGACGGCGACGGCCCTGGCCGGGGCGCTGACGGGGCGGTCCCGGCGCACCGTCGAGGTCGCCGCCGGGAGCAAGGGCCCGCGGCGGTACGCCTGGGCGCGGGCGGAGGTCGACCACGACCTCGGGCCCGAGTGGCGGCGGTGGCTGCTGGTCCGCAAGGGGCTCGACGAGCGCGGGGAGCTGGCCTACTACATCGCGGCGGCGCCGGCTCGCACGCCGTTGGCCGCCCTGGCGAGGGCCGCCGGGGCGAGGTGGGCGATCGAGGGGGCGTTCGAGGCGGCCAAGCAGGAGGTCGGCCTGGCCGGCTACGAGGTCAGGAGCTGGACCGGCTGGCACCGCCACGTCACGCTGGCGCTGCTGGCCCACGCCGTCCTGGCGGCGGTGCGGAGGCTGGCCGACGGCCCGCCGAAAGAAAGACGGACGGGTCCCCGGAGCTGA
- a CDS encoding MraY family glycosyltransferase, with the protein MMISNGYLMIFAFAMMGCVLATPLVTQIAGWVGAIDKPDGYRRIHTSAVPRLGGLGLALGVAVGVFLPHASAWSANININLPDLNHEWPIFAAAIIILVVGFVDDTRSLGPRVKLLGQAAAVMALYLGGIRIDRIEALGLNLDLGSPALPFVVMGRPFDVAPASLLITMFWFLGCMNVWNLIDGMDGLASGVGLLVSGTLTLVALHNGNVEVAILATALAGSLAGFLLYNWHPACIFLGDSGALLIGLLIGVIGVQGSLKGPSAISILFPILAMGLPISDTAMAIFRRWVRNLPMSAADRRHVHHILIGLGLNPRQAALLLYCFSGFLCGAVLLGVSLRSEFLALVLGMSGCLAFLVVVTSRRDELNNLMDDFQARMVRGRQERRAAKLTWEAIQRVELCKSPLAAFEILEKTAEALGCGGIHVACADATFPPEDAVQTLDAIDDGSSASPGAIFRTVGGGLRITAVMRLTPAGGLSADIVFRYLQRLTESLADRLQGFAADEEARRAGLVAAEAQARVDEGREADAAPATFPIAMARGLGRRLGIGKPVVGDAAGPTPEAIRGVPPAAGLARR; encoded by the coding sequence ATGATGATCTCGAACGGGTACCTGATGATCTTCGCGTTCGCGATGATGGGCTGCGTGCTCGCCACGCCGCTGGTCACGCAGATCGCCGGGTGGGTCGGGGCGATCGACAAGCCGGACGGCTACCGGCGGATCCACACCTCGGCCGTCCCCCGCCTGGGGGGGCTCGGGCTGGCGCTCGGGGTGGCCGTGGGCGTCTTCCTGCCGCACGCCTCGGCGTGGTCGGCCAACATCAACATCAACCTGCCCGACCTGAACCACGAGTGGCCGATCTTCGCCGCCGCGATCATCATCCTGGTCGTCGGCTTCGTCGACGACACGCGGTCGCTCGGCCCCCGGGTCAAGCTGCTCGGCCAGGCCGCGGCGGTGATGGCCCTCTACCTGGGGGGCATCCGGATCGACCGGATCGAGGCCCTGGGGCTGAACCTCGACCTGGGGAGCCCCGCCTTGCCGTTCGTCGTGATGGGAAGGCCCTTCGACGTCGCGCCGGCGAGCCTGCTCATCACCATGTTCTGGTTCCTGGGCTGCATGAACGTCTGGAACCTGATCGACGGCATGGACGGCCTGGCCTCGGGCGTGGGTTTGCTGGTGAGCGGCACCCTGACGCTCGTGGCCCTGCACAACGGGAACGTCGAGGTCGCGATCCTGGCGACCGCCCTGGCCGGGTCGCTGGCCGGGTTCCTGCTCTACAACTGGCACCCCGCCTGCATCTTCCTGGGCGACAGCGGGGCCTTGCTGATCGGGCTGCTGATCGGGGTGATCGGCGTGCAGGGGTCGCTCAAGGGGCCCTCGGCGATCTCGATCCTGTTCCCGATCCTGGCGATGGGGCTGCCGATCTCGGACACGGCCATGGCCATCTTCCGGCGCTGGGTGCGGAACCTGCCGATGAGCGCGGCCGACCGCCGCCACGTCCACCACATCCTGATCGGCCTGGGCCTGAACCCGAGGCAGGCGGCGCTCCTGCTGTACTGCTTCTCGGGCTTCCTGTGCGGGGCGGTGCTGCTGGGGGTGTCGCTGCGGAGCGAGTTCCTGGCGCTCGTGCTGGGGATGTCGGGCTGCCTGGCGTTCCTGGTGGTGGTGACCAGCCGCCGCGACGAGCTGAACAACCTGATGGACGACTTCCAGGCGCGGATGGTCCGGGGCCGGCAGGAACGGCGGGCGGCGAAGCTCACGTGGGAAGCCATCCAGCGGGTCGAGCTGTGCAAGTCGCCGCTGGCCGCGTTCGAGATCCTCGAGAAGACGGCCGAGGCCCTGGGCTGCGGCGGGATCCACGTCGCCTGCGCCGACGCGACGTTCCCGCCCGAAGACGCCGTGCAGACGCTCGACGCCATCGACGACGGGTCGTCCGCCTCGCCGGGCGCGATCTTCCGGACGGTGGGCGGCGGCCTGCGGATCACGGCCGTGATGCGGCTGACGCCCGCCGGCGGGCTGTCGGCCGACATCGTCTTCCGCTACCTCCAGCGCCTGACCGAGAGCCTGGCCGACCGCCTGCAAGGCTTCGCGGCCGACGAGGAGGCCCGGCGGGCCGGCCTGGTCGCGGCCGAGGCCCAGGCCCGGGTCGACGAGGGACGGGAGGCCGACGCCGCGCCGGCGACCTTCCCGATCGCGATGGCGCGAGGGCTGGGCCGGCGGCTGGGGATCGGCAAGCCGGTCGTCGGCGACGCGGCCGGGCCGACCCCCGAGGCGATCCGGGGCGTCCCGCCGGCCGCGGGGCTGGCCCGACGCTGA